One region of Flavobacterium pisciphilum genomic DNA includes:
- a CDS encoding nuclear transport factor 2 family protein, with the protein MKKAIIASALCLIGFLGFSQTENKSEFEQISKILMDYIEGTANGEPEKLEKAFYPDFNLYTVTEKDSLRIRSGKKYISNIKKGEKLNRIGRIISIDYENNAAMAKAEIVIPDKMIFTDYFLLLKYEGKWKIIQKSYTWRKTL; encoded by the coding sequence ATGAAAAAAGCAATTATTGCATCAGCTCTCTGCCTGATAGGGTTTCTTGGATTTTCGCAAACAGAAAATAAATCTGAATTTGAGCAAATATCCAAAATACTAATGGATTATATAGAGGGTACTGCTAATGGAGAACCTGAAAAGTTAGAAAAAGCATTTTATCCAGATTTTAATCTTTATACAGTTACAGAAAAAGATAGTTTGCGAATTCGTTCTGGAAAGAAGTATATCTCTAATATAAAAAAAGGCGAAAAATTAAATAGGATTGGGCGAATAATTTCTATTGATTATGAAAATAATGCCGCAATGGCTAAAGCTGAAATTGTAATTCCTGATAAGATGATTTTTACAGATTATTTTTTGCTTTTAAAATATGAAGGCAAATGGAAAATCATACAAAAAAGTTATACTTGGAGGAAAACACTCTAA
- a CDS encoding HNH endonuclease, translated as MEIENIDDYTLAKVLYSYLIEEKSHRWIQKEILGLPAPPRGGGFVAMNILHHFEIKGDSKGILKNNLNDIKNITIDAQTILNSFIAIQEEAKKIIERKPINSKHKETERLSQVKTRIYQDVLKKYLSENYENCCALCEIDQPELLVASHIIPWSVDKEKRLDLSNCILLCNFHDKLFDKGFISLDEKFRVIISKKLSKNVAKLLKDTVFKKPNEDCPNQEYLNLHREEIYR; from the coding sequence ATGGAAATAGAAAACATAGATGACTATACTCTTGCTAAAGTTTTATACTCGTATCTAATAGAAGAAAAAAGTCATAGATGGATTCAAAAAGAAATACTCGGTCTACCAGCACCACCGAGAGGAGGAGGATTTGTTGCTATGAATATCCTCCATCATTTCGAAATCAAAGGAGATAGTAAAGGAATTCTTAAGAACAATTTGAATGATATTAAAAATATTACAATTGATGCTCAAACAATTCTAAATAGTTTCATCGCAATTCAGGAAGAAGCAAAAAAAATAATTGAACGTAAGCCAATAAATTCTAAGCATAAGGAGACAGAAAGATTATCTCAAGTAAAAACTAGAATTTATCAAGATGTATTAAAAAAATATCTTTCAGAAAATTATGAGAATTGTTGTGCCTTGTGTGAAATTGACCAACCAGAATTATTAGTAGCTAGTCATATTATTCCTTGGAGTGTTGATAAAGAAAAAAGATTAGATTTAAGTAATTGTATATTGTTATGCAATTTCCATGATAAATTATTTGACAAAGGATTTATCAGCTTAGATGAAAAATTTAGAGTCATAATTTCTAAAAAGTTAAGTAAAAATGTAGCGAAACTATTAAAAGACACTGTTTTCAAAAAGCCAAATGAAGATTGCCCGAATCAAGAATATCTAAATTTACATAGAGAAGAAATATATCGATAA
- a CDS encoding porin family protein encodes MKKFLLLAVLTVLGFTNVNAQKIKFGVKGGLNFASISGDDTKDVDAVTSFNFGVVSEIPISEKFSFQPELMYSGQGYSFNDNTVALSYLNIPLMGKYYLTKGLSVEAGPQIGFLLSAKDDNTNVKKSFNTFDFGVNFGLGYKLENGLNFGARYNLGLTDINNIDNYSGKNKNGVLQVSVGYFFF; translated from the coding sequence ATGAAAAAATTTTTATTACTAGCTGTTCTAACAGTTTTAGGATTTACAAATGTTAACGCTCAAAAAATTAAATTTGGTGTTAAAGGAGGTTTAAACTTTGCGTCTATCAGCGGAGATGATACCAAAGATGTTGATGCTGTAACATCATTTAATTTTGGTGTTGTATCAGAAATTCCCATTTCAGAAAAATTTTCTTTTCAACCTGAATTAATGTATTCTGGTCAAGGGTATAGTTTCAATGATAATACAGTTGCCTTAAGTTATCTGAACATTCCTTTAATGGGAAAATATTATTTAACAAAAGGATTGAGCGTTGAAGCTGGACCGCAAATAGGTTTTTTACTTTCTGCTAAAGATGACAACACAAATGTAAAAAAATCGTTTAATACTTTTGATTTTGGTGTTAATTTTGGCTTAGGCTATAAACTTGAAAACGGACTTAATTTTGGTGCAAGATATAATCTAGGATTAACTGATATCAACAATATAGATAATTATTCTGGTAAAAATAAAAACGGAGTACTTCAAGTATCTGTTGGTTATTTCTTTTTCTAA
- a CDS encoding helix-turn-helix domain-containing protein: MIYTTLLNIAIFQGIVLGLIILKSSLFNSNSNKYLAYLIFTFSIILLNHVFEIEKAFTPYPFLRFIDHIEWSFLLPAFIFLFIINRIDDTVRSKQKIYLCFIPFAYSAILSITADLDSIVGIYKIPELGIQIMNILGLIHLFLAITFTPFLLLYSYFMIKHLKDMQEKKWIITLLTLVSSLIFFYLITCLVGLFLQYDMSSTMSALALFGTFIIHWTTYIGIYKYKLAKNKDAVYNFLNTDLAISYANLPIVENSISEENKESITADNLYFQKLELLCKDQHIYTDSTLNREKVAEKLGISAGYVSQIINTITGDNFAHYINQYRIEAVKGMISNSEYENYNLLTMGLESGFTSKTTFYKAFKKATGQTPNEYRNSNK, from the coding sequence TTGATTTATACAACACTTTTAAATATTGCGATTTTTCAGGGAATAGTTTTAGGCTTAATTATTTTAAAGTCTTCCTTATTCAATAGTAATTCAAATAAGTATCTAGCATACTTAATATTTACATTTTCAATTATTTTACTGAATCATGTTTTTGAGATTGAAAAAGCATTTACCCCCTATCCTTTTCTACGCTTTATTGACCATATCGAGTGGTCATTTCTATTACCTGCTTTCATATTTCTGTTTATCATAAACCGGATTGATGATACTGTAAGAAGCAAGCAAAAAATTTATTTGTGCTTTATTCCGTTTGCCTATTCCGCTATCCTTAGTATTACAGCCGATCTTGATAGTATTGTAGGAATTTATAAAATTCCTGAGTTAGGAATCCAGATAATGAACATACTTGGTCTTATCCACCTTTTTTTAGCCATTACATTTACCCCTTTCCTACTGCTTTACTCTTATTTTATGATAAAACATTTAAAAGATATGCAGGAAAAAAAATGGATAATCACCTTATTAACCCTTGTCTCTTCATTGATATTCTTCTATCTCATTACCTGTCTAGTTGGTTTATTCCTTCAATATGATATGTCATCTACTATGAGTGCCCTAGCTTTATTTGGAACATTCATAATTCACTGGACTACTTATATAGGCATTTACAAATACAAACTGGCCAAAAACAAAGATGCTGTTTATAATTTTCTAAATACAGATTTGGCTATTTCGTATGCTAATCTACCAATTGTAGAAAATAGTATCTCAGAAGAAAACAAGGAATCTATCACGGCAGATAATCTTTATTTTCAAAAACTGGAGCTTCTTTGCAAAGACCAGCACATTTATACTGACAGTACATTAAACAGAGAAAAAGTTGCTGAAAAACTAGGCATAAGCGCAGGATATGTTTCCCAAATTATAAACACGATAACAGGAGACAACTTTGCCCATTACATCAATCAATATCGAATTGAAGCTGTCAAGGGAATGATCTCAAATTCTGAATACGAAAACTACAATTTATTGACGATGGGATTAGAGTCTGGGTTTACTTCAAAAACTACTTTTTACAAAGCTTTTAAAAAAGCTACCGGACAGACTCCAAATGAGTACCGAAATTCAAATAAATAA
- a CDS encoding pseudouridine synthase, translating into MLEILYQDEYIIAINKPSGLLVHKSFYARDAKVYAIQELRNQIGQHVYPIHRLDRKTSGVLLFALDKEVLKIMNDRFATREVEKKYLAILRGWSPEELTIDYDLTNDDDIKQNAITYFHRLQNVEIELEFNNKPTSRYCLVEAIPETGRMHQLRKHFKHIFHPILGSRPHGCNKQNKLWLENYDLKGMMLHAHQLIFNHPIKNEQLILNAKINEEFSRVGTILNLDLSKYE; encoded by the coding sequence ATGTTAGAAATTCTTTACCAAGACGAATATATTATAGCAATTAATAAACCAAGTGGATTGCTGGTTCATAAATCATTTTATGCACGCGATGCAAAAGTTTATGCTATTCAAGAATTGAGAAACCAAATAGGGCAACACGTTTATCCTATTCATCGGTTAGACCGAAAAACATCTGGTGTCTTGTTATTTGCGTTGGATAAAGAGGTTTTGAAAATTATGAATGATCGTTTTGCCACACGCGAAGTCGAAAAAAAATATTTAGCAATTTTACGTGGTTGGTCACCCGAAGAACTAACTATTGATTATGATTTAACCAATGATGATGACATTAAACAAAATGCAATAACATACTTTCATCGTTTGCAAAATGTCGAAATTGAGTTAGAATTTAACAATAAACCAACATCACGATATTGTTTGGTAGAAGCGATTCCTGAAACTGGACGTATGCATCAATTACGAAAACATTTCAAACATATTTTCCATCCCATTTTAGGAAGTCGACCACATGGTTGTAACAAACAAAATAAATTATGGTTGGAGAATTATGACCTAAAAGGAATGATGCTTCATGCACATCAGTTAATTTTTAATCATCCAATAAAAAACGAACAACTAATCTTGAATGCAAAGATTAATGAAGAGTTTAGCAGAGTAGGTACTATTCTTAATCTAGATTTAAGTAAGTATGAATAG
- a CDS encoding DUF3806 domain-containing protein, whose translation MKLFEIGDGLKSIKVSSNYFAERENDGTVILYDPEIDFAEIRISVITVESKDSSDLQAMYRRVIELAKEKEIEVNLTDEKSYYNYVKENEEDGLMIFYFEVGYFNHLIIISVTTNAEYAQNNEENIENVLSDITNFISTIKEINIDSQHIFEPTYNDIDDINERIKKVLNIHEDEIDAYHDTDKTISLIQKIIDENVFQVDNTYELQSLGIALGDYIQYKNNDFHWAVIRDEYGRDICLQYKTLALTVFPMTMISKRIEDGENVNVSELFSDLLNKINELVISGDFTELDHND comes from the coding sequence ATGAAATTATTTGAAATAGGAGACGGATTAAAATCTATAAAAGTATCGAGCAACTATTTTGCAGAAAGAGAAAATGATGGAACGGTCATTTTGTACGACCCTGAAATTGATTTTGCAGAAATCAGAATTAGTGTAATCACAGTTGAATCTAAAGACAGTTCGGATTTGCAGGCAATGTATAGGAGAGTAATTGAATTAGCGAAAGAAAAGGAAATCGAGGTAAATCTTACGGATGAAAAAAGTTACTATAATTATGTTAAAGAAAATGAAGAAGATGGCTTAATGATTTTCTATTTTGAAGTTGGTTATTTTAATCATCTTATCATTATTAGTGTTACAACTAACGCAGAGTATGCTCAAAATAATGAAGAAAATATCGAAAATGTACTAAGTGATATTACCAATTTTATCTCTACTATAAAAGAAATAAATATTGATAGTCAGCATATATTTGAACCAACATATAATGATATCGATGATATAAATGAAAGAATTAAAAAGGTGCTTAATATTCATGAAGACGAAATAGATGCCTATCATGATACCGACAAAACAATCTCTTTAATACAAAAAATTATTGACGAAAATGTATTTCAGGTTGACAATACATATGAACTTCAATCTTTAGGAATTGCTTTAGGAGATTACATTCAGTATAAAAACAATGACTTTCATTGGGCTGTAATTCGGGATGAATACGGAAGAGATATTTGCTTACAATATAAAACATTAGCATTGACTGTTTTCCCTATGACGATGATTTCTAAAAGAATAGAAGATGGAGAAAATGTAAATGTATCAGAATTATTTTCGGACCTTTTAAATAAGATTAATGAATTAGTAATAAGTGGAGATTTTACGGAATTAGACCATAATGATTAA
- a CDS encoding M13 family metallopeptidase, whose protein sequence is MKKSLILFIAFLAFTACSKHQGKKNIAITGIDSTLRPGNDFFRYVNGKWYDSVPIPASQAGVGVYMFMNYPQRMRLQGILDSISQSKNPAGSIAQKVGDFYASGMDTVTIDKRGYAPIKPLLAKIEAISDLPSLMNFVVNEVKVDNSSIIGFGVSPDDKNSSMNIAQIYQTGIGLPDKDYYFKSDSSTVAIQESYKKYLATLFQQTGSNAKEAIKNANLVYDIDKQLAVSHKTKVELRDVQANYNKMAVTDLVKRHPNIDWATFLKKLGAQTDFINVGQPAYYDALNKLLKTIPINNWKIYLKANSLERYADDLSKPFADASFEYTKVLSGQAVQKSRGEKMANVVDNYLGDALGELYVKKYFSEDAKKRMLILVNNLQKAYAKRIDKLEWMSQSTKQKAKEKLAAMTKKIGYPDKWKDYSNVHIVRDAYFENMVAAATAAYQFQLAKLDKPVDKSEWYTTVPTVTAYNNPTANEIVFPAGILQPPYFDNNADDALNYGGIGMVIGHEITHTFDDQGAQYDKDGNLKNWWTKEDYAQFKSRIQQVINLYSTYTVLGDLHINGAMTVGENTADIAGIAVAYDAFKMTKEGQGNTKIDGFTPDQRFFISLAKIWRVKMKDEYLRLWINNNPHSPPNWRVNGPLMNTTPFYDAFNIQPGDKMFLPKKDRITIW, encoded by the coding sequence ATGAAAAAATCATTAATACTCTTCATTGCATTCTTAGCTTTTACAGCGTGCTCAAAACATCAAGGAAAAAAAAATATTGCTATCACTGGAATAGATTCCACATTGCGACCTGGGAATGATTTTTTTAGATATGTAAATGGTAAATGGTACGATTCTGTGCCGATACCTGCATCTCAAGCCGGAGTTGGTGTCTATATGTTTATGAATTATCCACAACGAATGCGCCTGCAAGGAATATTGGATAGTATTTCGCAAAGCAAGAATCCAGCAGGAAGTATAGCACAAAAGGTAGGAGACTTTTATGCATCAGGTATGGATACAGTAACCATTGACAAACGAGGTTATGCACCTATCAAACCCCTGCTAGCCAAAATTGAAGCAATTAGCGATTTACCTTCCTTAATGAACTTTGTAGTTAATGAAGTAAAAGTGGACAATTCTTCTATTATAGGTTTTGGAGTGTCACCCGATGATAAAAACAGCAGTATGAACATTGCACAAATCTATCAAACAGGTATAGGTTTGCCAGACAAGGACTATTACTTCAAATCAGATTCATCAACTGTTGCCATACAGGAATCGTACAAAAAATACCTTGCTACATTATTTCAACAAACAGGTAGTAATGCCAAAGAAGCTATAAAGAATGCTAATTTGGTTTACGATATTGACAAACAACTCGCCGTTTCGCATAAAACAAAAGTTGAACTTCGGGATGTGCAAGCAAATTATAATAAGATGGCTGTGACAGATCTTGTAAAAAGACACCCTAACATAGACTGGGCTACTTTTTTAAAAAAATTAGGTGCTCAAACCGATTTCATTAATGTAGGGCAACCTGCCTATTATGATGCCCTTAATAAGCTCTTAAAAACCATCCCTATCAATAATTGGAAAATTTACTTGAAAGCAAATTCTCTAGAAAGATATGCCGATGATTTAAGTAAACCTTTTGCAGATGCCTCATTTGAATATACCAAAGTACTTTCCGGCCAAGCTGTTCAAAAATCACGTGGCGAAAAAATGGCTAATGTCGTTGATAATTACTTAGGCGATGCGTTGGGTGAATTGTATGTAAAGAAATATTTTTCTGAAGATGCTAAAAAGCGTATGTTAATACTGGTGAATAATCTGCAAAAAGCGTATGCCAAAAGAATTGATAAATTGGAGTGGATGAGTCAAAGTACAAAACAAAAAGCCAAAGAAAAATTGGCAGCCATGACTAAGAAAATTGGATATCCAGACAAATGGAAAGACTATAGCAATGTACATATAGTTAGGGATGCCTACTTTGAGAATATGGTTGCAGCCGCAACAGCTGCATATCAATTTCAATTGGCAAAATTGGACAAACCAGTCGATAAATCAGAATGGTATACTACAGTTCCAACAGTTACGGCATATAATAACCCTACTGCAAATGAAATTGTTTTTCCTGCAGGTATTTTACAACCTCCGTATTTTGATAATAATGCAGATGATGCCCTTAATTATGGAGGTATTGGAATGGTTATAGGTCACGAAATAACCCATACTTTTGATGATCAAGGTGCTCAATATGACAAGGATGGCAACTTAAAAAACTGGTGGACAAAAGAGGATTATGCACAGTTTAAGTCAAGAATACAACAGGTTATAAATTTGTACAGTACCTATACCGTTTTAGGTGATCTACACATTAATGGTGCAATGACAGTTGGCGAAAACACGGCAGATATTGCTGGAATAGCAGTTGCTTATGATGCATTTAAAATGACCAAAGAAGGACAAGGGAATACAAAAATTGACGGTTTTACTCCAGACCAACGTTTTTTTATTTCTTTAGCTAAAATATGGAGAGTAAAAATGAAAGACGAGTACCTGCGTTTGTGGATTAACAATAATCCGCATTCTCCACCCAATTGGCGTGTTAATGGGCCTCTAATGAATACTACACCTTTTTACGATGCATTTAATATACAACCTGGAGATAAAATGTTTTTGCCGAAAAAAGACAGAATTACAATTTGGTAA
- a CDS encoding TlpA disulfide reductase family protein: MKLKLSIFFLVLPFIMVAQHNFVLNGVCSKNANKKKIYLTYKVNGKSITKSSEIYNNKFVFKGEIDFPVKAIICTHPNFYMTKLNSMTFYLEPRIINIKLDFDDLSTIIINDSKTNGEFYALQNTTEKQKNHKKIDSIKELSKLYSIKMIETSDNSLKNKFQKSLDSLDQQLDKLVDQNKTISKQLDFEFIKKNPNSFLAPDLLDRILAEEDNQIPYDTIKKLYDKLGLEVKKSYSGKQLAEKLNYFKNSRIGSLAPDFKVNDMNANLLQLNSYKNNKYVLLDFWASWCGPCREDFPFLKEMYSKYQDKGFEIISVTKDEKLDLWRATIQKENVEKWKHFSIKENKSTIENTYAVTGIPVKILIDKDGNIIGRWIGSSVEIKAEIENMITEIFHN; this comes from the coding sequence ATGAAATTAAAACTTTCAATTTTCTTTTTAGTTCTTCCATTTATAATGGTAGCACAGCACAATTTTGTGTTAAATGGTGTCTGCTCCAAAAACGCTAACAAAAAGAAAATTTATTTGACATATAAGGTCAATGGCAAGAGCATTACCAAATCTTCAGAGATTTATAACAATAAATTTGTATTTAAAGGAGAAATTGATTTCCCTGTTAAAGCAATTATTTGTACTCACCCTAATTTTTATATGACAAAATTAAACTCAATGACATTTTATTTGGAGCCGCGTATAATTAATATTAAGCTCGATTTTGATGATTTGAGTACTATAATTATAAATGATTCTAAAACGAACGGTGAGTTTTATGCATTACAAAATACAACGGAAAAGCAAAAAAATCACAAAAAAATTGATTCTATCAAAGAATTGAGTAAACTTTATTCTATTAAAATGATTGAAACAAGTGATAATTCTTTAAAAAATAAATTTCAAAAGAGTTTAGATTCGCTTGATCAACAGTTGGATAAATTAGTGGATCAAAATAAAACAATAAGCAAGCAATTGGATTTTGAATTTATAAAAAAAAATCCAAATTCATTTTTAGCACCTGACTTATTAGATCGCATATTAGCAGAAGAGGATAATCAAATTCCATATGATACAATTAAAAAATTATACGATAAATTAGGACTAGAAGTAAAAAAATCTTACAGCGGAAAACAATTGGCTGAAAAATTAAATTATTTTAAAAATAGTAGAATTGGAAGTTTAGCCCCTGATTTTAAAGTAAATGATATGAATGCTAACTTGTTGCAACTTAACTCATATAAAAACAACAAATATGTGCTTCTTGATTTTTGGGCAAGTTGGTGTGGCCCTTGCAGAGAAGATTTTCCTTTTCTAAAAGAAATGTACTCTAAATATCAAGACAAAGGCTTTGAAATTATAAGTGTTACAAAGGATGAAAAACTAGATTTGTGGAGAGCTACAATACAAAAAGAAAATGTTGAAAAATGGAAACATTTTTCAATCAAAGAAAATAAAAGTACAATTGAAAATACCTATGCAGTAACAGGAATTCCAGTAAAAATCTTAATCGATAAAGATGGAAATATCATCGGCAGATGGATAGGTAGCAGTGTAGAAATCAAAGCAGAAATCGAAAATATGATTACTGAAATATTTCACAACTAA
- a CDS encoding helix-turn-helix domain-containing protein: protein MRILALFATFLIHCTAYYGIFRYRLAGNKEGIEGLLSKSVSLLPNEFPSELILKKEIETANLDSFTKENVYFKKLETLCEVHQIYRDSNLNREKVAEQLGISAGYVSQLINVITEDNFANFINNYRVEAVKKMILDSDFENYSLLAMAMESGFTSKTTFYDAFKKATGMTPNSFRKTNK, encoded by the coding sequence ATGCGGATTCTCGCCTTATTTGCTACATTTTTAATTCATTGTACAGCTTATTACGGAATTTTTAGATACAGATTGGCTGGTAATAAGGAAGGAATAGAGGGATTATTAAGTAAAAGTGTTTCATTGCTTCCTAACGAATTTCCTAGCGAATTAATTCTTAAAAAAGAAATTGAAACGGCTAATTTAGATTCATTTACAAAAGAAAACGTTTATTTTAAAAAATTGGAAACACTTTGTGAAGTCCATCAGATTTATAGAGATAGTAATTTAAACAGGGAAAAAGTTGCAGAACAATTAGGAATAAGTGCAGGATATGTTTCTCAATTAATTAATGTAATTACAGAAGATAACTTTGCCAATTTTATAAATAATTACCGTGTAGAAGCCGTTAAGAAAATGATTCTTGATTCCGACTTTGAAAATTACAGTCTTTTGGCAATGGCCATGGAATCAGGTTTTACTTCAAAAACAACATTTTATGACGCCTTTAAAAAAGCAACTGGAATGACTCCAAACAGCTTTCGTAAAACAAATAAATAG
- a CDS encoding M23 family metallopeptidase produces MKLIKSLSCFFAIIIILLFTSCADILMGDEGKYDEDIYLNYKTKTVLELPFEGDWYIVAGGKSLELNHHFTPNRHQRYALDIVNVINRRVNMGDGTKNEDYYCFGKRLNAPGDGKIIAVENEIDDNIPGIKNSKQSLGNYIIINHLNGEFSFMLHLKKNSIIVAVGDTVERGQQVGLAGNSGYSTGPHLHYHLQTTSSLVTGVGLPMQFLNYYADDVFTERGEPITSQIVRKK; encoded by the coding sequence ATGAAATTAATTAAATCTTTAAGTTGCTTTTTTGCAATCATCATTATTCTTTTATTCACTTCATGTGCGGACATTCTTATGGGGGATGAAGGAAAATACGATGAAGACATCTATTTAAATTATAAGACAAAAACAGTATTAGAGCTCCCTTTTGAAGGTGATTGGTATATAGTTGCGGGAGGAAAATCTCTGGAGTTAAATCATCATTTTACTCCTAACCGCCACCAGAGATATGCTCTGGACATTGTTAATGTAATAAATCGAAGAGTAAATATGGGAGATGGAACCAAAAATGAAGATTATTATTGTTTTGGGAAACGTTTAAATGCTCCTGGAGACGGAAAAATAATAGCTGTAGAGAACGAAATTGATGATAATATTCCGGGAATTAAAAATAGTAAGCAATCCTTAGGGAATTATATTATTATTAATCATTTAAATGGAGAGTTTTCCTTTATGCTTCATTTAAAAAAGAATTCTATTATAGTAGCTGTAGGAGATACTGTAGAGAGAGGCCAGCAGGTTGGCCTGGCTGGAAACAGCGGTTATTCTACTGGTCCACATCTGCATTATCATCTGCAGACAACTTCATCTCTTGTAACGGGTGTTGGTCTTCCAATGCAGTTTTTAAATTATTATGCCGACGACGTTTTTACGGAAAGAGGAGAACCAATTACTTCTCAAATAGTCAGGAAAAAGTAA
- a CDS encoding T9SS type A sorting domain-containing protein — protein sequence MKKIFTFILFAIFSLSHAQQKITFEYDAAGNQISRTLCLSGCTAKPAHQPKEIEAVVDEDLEKFFPEDVISYYPNPVKEELYLKWELTEGNKVASVIIYGINGQILKKLSKIETLNSLNVSFQEYPTGIYLVELNYLNGDPKTIKIIKQ from the coding sequence ATGAAGAAAATTTTTACATTTATTTTGTTTGCGATTTTTAGTTTATCTCATGCGCAGCAGAAAATCACATTCGAATATGATGCCGCCGGAAATCAAATCAGTAGGACATTATGTTTAAGCGGCTGTACAGCCAAACCAGCTCATCAACCTAAAGAAATAGAAGCTGTCGTCGATGAAGATTTAGAGAAGTTCTTTCCTGAAGATGTGATTTCATATTATCCAAATCCTGTCAAAGAAGAGCTTTATTTGAAATGGGAATTGACAGAAGGTAATAAAGTTGCTTCAGTAATAATCTACGGCATAAACGGTCAGATCTTAAAAAAACTATCTAAAATAGAGACGTTGAACAGCCTGAATGTTTCTTTTCAGGAGTATCCTACAGGTATTTATCTGGTAGAACTCAATTATCTCAATGGCGACCCAAAAACAATCAAAATTATTAAACAATAA